In Bacteroides coprosuis DSM 18011, the following are encoded in one genomic region:
- a CDS encoding hypothetical protein (COGs: COG2971 N-acetylglucosamine kinase~KEGG: bfs:BF0368 hypothetical protein~SPTR: Putative uncharacterized protein;~IMG reference gene:2504106207~PFAM: BadF/BadG/BcrA/BcrD ATPase family), translating into MILIADSGSTKTDWTIIKDDKTTQLVTTKGINPFFQTEEDIAQEIENNLLPYLPNSTFDGVYFYGAGCAFDDKIRIVSQAIKRHINCSEIVVNSDMLAAAHALCGRESGIACILGTGSNSCAYDGTKIVENVSPLGFILGDEGSGAVLGKLFIGSLLKNQLTKGLKEEFLKEYDLAIGDIIHRVYRESFPNRFLASVSPFIKKHITDASVHNLVLNSFMDFFQKNVMQYNYKKESVHFIGSVSFHYESILREAAELKGIKVGQILKSPMQGLIKYHLSK; encoded by the coding sequence ATGATACTTATCGCTGACAGCGGTTCAACAAAAACAGATTGGACCATTATTAAAGACGACAAAACAACTCAACTTGTTACTACCAAAGGCATCAATCCTTTTTTCCAAACCGAAGAAGATATCGCTCAAGAAATAGAAAATAATCTATTACCTTATTTACCAAATTCAACTTTTGATGGTGTCTATTTTTATGGAGCAGGATGTGCTTTTGATGATAAAATTAGAATAGTTTCTCAAGCTATAAAAAGACATATCAATTGTAGTGAAATAGTAGTAAACTCAGACATGCTAGCTGCCGCACATGCTCTATGTGGAAGAGAATCGGGTATCGCTTGTATTCTAGGAACTGGCTCTAACTCGTGTGCTTACGATGGAACTAAAATTGTAGAAAATGTATCCCCTCTAGGGTTTATTTTGGGAGATGAAGGCAGTGGAGCTGTTTTAGGAAAACTTTTCATTGGAAGTTTATTAAAAAATCAATTAACCAAAGGACTAAAAGAAGAATTCTTAAAAGAATATGACCTTGCTATTGGAGATATCATTCATCGAGTATATAGAGAATCATTTCCAAATCGTTTTTTAGCTAGTGTGTCTCCTTTTATCAAGAAACATATTACAGATGCTTCAGTTCACAACTTGGTGCTGAATAGCTTTATGGACTTTTTCCAAAAGAATGTCATGCAATACAACTACAAAAAAGAATCGGTTCATTTTATCGGTTCTGTTTCCTTTCATTATGAGTCTATATTAAGAGAAGCAGCAGAATTAAAGGGCATTAAAGTTGGACAAATATTAAAAAGTCCAATGCAAGGACTTATCAAATATCACTTAAGCAAATAA
- a CDS encoding glycyl-tRNA synthetase (COGs: COG0423 Glycyl-tRNA synthetase (class II)~InterPro IPR002314:IPR004154:IPR002315~KEGG: bfs:BF0354 glycyl-tRNA synthetase~PFAM: Aminoacyl-tRNA synthetase, class II (G/ H/ P/ S), conserved domain; Anticodon-binding~SPTR: Glycyl-tRNA synthetase;~TIGRFAM: Glycyl-tRNA synthetase, alpha2 dimer~IMG reference gene:2504106203~PFAM: Anticodon binding domain; tRNA synthetase class II core domain (G, H, P, S and T)~TIGRFAM: glycyl-tRNA synthetase, dimeric type), which yields MAQEDVFKKLVSHCKEYGFVFPSSDIYDGLGAVYDYGQMGVELKNNIKKYWWDSMVLLHENIVGIDSAIFMHPTIWKASGHVDAFNDPLIDNKDSKKRYRADVLVEDQLAKYDEKIDKEVKKAAKRFGDAFDEEQFRATNPRVLANQEKRDALHERFAKALNDNDLTELRQIIVDEEIVCPISGTRNWTEVRQFNLMFSTEMGSTAESAMKVYLRPETAQGIFVNYMNVQKSGRMKIPFGIAQIGKAFRNEIVARQFIFRMREFEQMEMQFFVRPGSELEWFEMWKAQRLKWHENLGLGHENYRFHDHDKLAHYANAATDIEYLMPFGFKEVEGIHSRTDFDLSQHEKFSGKSIKYFDPELNKSYVPYVVETSIGLDRMFLSIMAGSFCEEELENGSRVVLKLPAALAPVKLAVLPLVKKDGLPEKAREIIDDLKFHFNCQYDEKDSIGKRYRRQDAIGTPYCITVDHDSLKDNCVTLRNRDTMEQERVAIADLNNIIADRVSITSLLKKLQ from the coding sequence ATGGCACAAGAAGATGTTTTTAAAAAATTAGTTTCGCATTGTAAAGAATATGGATTTGTTTTCCCTTCCAGTGATATTTATGATGGACTCGGGGCCGTATATGATTATGGTCAAATGGGTGTAGAATTGAAAAATAATATCAAAAAATACTGGTGGGATAGTATGGTTCTACTTCACGAAAACATTGTGGGCATCGATTCAGCTATCTTCATGCATCCAACTATTTGGAAAGCTTCAGGTCACGTTGATGCATTTAATGACCCTTTAATTGACAATAAAGACTCTAAAAAACGCTATCGTGCTGACGTGTTGGTTGAAGACCAGCTAGCTAAGTATGATGAGAAAATTGATAAAGAAGTTAAAAAGGCTGCAAAACGCTTTGGTGATGCTTTTGATGAAGAACAATTTAGAGCAACTAATCCTCGTGTATTAGCGAATCAAGAAAAGAGAGATGCACTACATGAACGTTTTGCAAAAGCTCTTAATGATAATGATTTGACTGAATTACGACAGATCATTGTTGATGAAGAGATTGTTTGCCCTATTTCTGGAACAAGAAACTGGACAGAAGTGCGTCAGTTTAATTTGATGTTCTCTACAGAAATGGGTTCTACTGCTGAAAGTGCAATGAAAGTTTATCTTCGTCCTGAAACAGCTCAAGGCATTTTTGTGAACTATATGAATGTTCAGAAGAGTGGTCGTATGAAGATTCCATTCGGTATAGCTCAAATAGGTAAAGCTTTCCGTAATGAGATTGTTGCTCGTCAGTTTATATTCCGTATGCGTGAATTTGAACAAATGGAAATGCAGTTTTTTGTACGTCCAGGTTCAGAACTAGAATGGTTTGAAATGTGGAAAGCTCAGCGTTTGAAATGGCATGAAAACCTAGGTTTAGGTCATGAAAACTACCGCTTCCATGATCATGATAAGTTAGCTCACTATGCTAATGCTGCAACTGATATTGAATACCTTATGCCTTTTGGTTTTAAAGAAGTAGAAGGTATCCACTCTCGTACAGATTTTGACTTATCTCAACACGAAAAGTTCTCAGGTAAGAGTATTAAATACTTTGATCCAGAATTAAATAAATCATATGTTCCTTATGTGGTGGAAACATCTATTGGGTTAGACCGTATGTTCTTAAGTATAATGGCTGGTTCATTCTGTGAAGAAGAACTAGAAAATGGATCTCGTGTTGTATTGAAGTTACCTGCTGCTTTAGCTCCTGTTAAATTAGCTGTTCTTCCACTAGTGAAGAAAGATGGTCTTCCAGAAAAAGCTAGAGAAATTATTGATGATTTGAAGTTCCACTTCAATTGTCAATATGATGAAAAAGACTCAATTGGTAAACGTTACCGTAGACAAGATGCTATTGGTACCCCATATTGTATTACCGTAGATCATGATTCTTTGAAAGACAATTGTGTAACTCTAAGAAATCGTGATACAATGGAACAAGAAAGAGTAGCAATTGCTGATTTAAATAATATAATCGCAGATAGAGTAAGTATTACTTCTCTTCTAAAGAAACTACAATAA
- a CDS encoding peptidylprolyl isomerase FKBP-type (COGs: COG0545 FKBP-type peptidyl-prolyl cis-trans isomerase 1~InterPro IPR001179~KEGG: bth:BT_3612 putative FKBP-type peptidyl-prolyl cis-trans isomerase FkpA~PFAM: Peptidyl-prolyl cis-trans isomerase, FKBP-type~SPTR: Peptidyl-prolyl cis-trans isomerase;~IMG reference gene:2504106204~PFAM: FKBP-type peptidyl-prolyl cis-trans isomerase) yields the protein MKIKHLLLTVFVLGFIATSCSESKEDGVYANWRERNENFVDSIANVYDSKQDPTLKRVEDTRNRGFYVYYKVIKESTLPVEEKNKPFLTSIVNVYYRGLLIDEEVIGKLPVENRYLYKAYKNLPKFDGNFDNEDPDVDIDQVTEFTVNGLVSGFTEVLQHMNVGDRWEIYIPSRLGYGNNNNGAIPGYSTLIFDVTLQEIVKQ from the coding sequence ATGAAAATAAAACATTTATTACTTACTGTTTTTGTTCTTGGATTTATAGCTACTTCTTGTAGTGAATCGAAGGAGGATGGAGTATATGCTAACTGGAGGGAGAGAAATGAAAATTTCGTAGATTCAATAGCAAATGTCTATGATAGTAAACAGGATCCAACTTTAAAAAGAGTTGAAGATACTCGAAATAGAGGATTTTATGTTTACTATAAAGTGATTAAAGAATCTACACTGCCTGTAGAGGAAAAAAATAAACCTTTTCTTACTAGCATAGTAAATGTTTATTATCGAGGATTGTTGATTGACGAAGAAGTTATAGGTAAATTACCTGTAGAAAATCGCTACTTATATAAGGCCTATAAGAATTTACCAAAATTTGATGGTAATTTTGATAATGAGGATCCTGATGTAGATATAGATCAGGTAACAGAATTTACTGTGAATGGCTTAGTATCTGGGTTTACTGAGGTTTTACAACATATGAATGTAGGAGACAGATGGGAAATTTACATTCCAAGTAGATTAGGGTATGGTAATAATAATAATGGAGCTATACCTGGCTATTCTACATTAATATTTGATGTAACATTACAAGAAATTGTAAAACAATAA
- a CDS encoding putative transmembrane protein (COGs: COG4299 conserved hypothetical protein~KEGG: bfs:BF0369 putative transmembrane protein~SPTR: Putative uncharacterized protein;~IMG reference gene:2504106208) — protein MIKKENQRLLALDILRGITIAGMILVNNPGSWGSIYAPLGHAEWNGLTPTDLVFPFFMFIMGISTYFSLRKYKFEFSKEAALKILKRTIIIFAIGLGIAWFSLFLRTWNSLASADISIFERLSQSIFVFENLRILGVMPRLALTYCATAIIALTIKHKYIPTLIVGILIVYTFILFLGNGFEYNETNILSIVDKAILGENHMYKDNGIDPEGLVSTIPAIAHVLLGFFVGKIFTEKKDIHSKVEFLFIMGSILTFVGLLLSYGCPINKKIWSPTFVLTTCGLASTLLALLIWIIDIKGYKRWSLFFESFGVNPLFMYVMGAFLTICFGSILFPYGDGSISIHNFMYSIVLKPTLGAYAGSLAYALLFVALNWVIGYQLYKRKIYIKI, from the coding sequence ATGATAAAGAAAGAGAACCAACGCTTACTTGCTTTAGATATTCTCCGTGGTATTACTATTGCAGGAATGATTTTAGTAAATAATCCAGGAAGCTGGGGTAGCATTTATGCTCCACTAGGACATGCTGAATGGAATGGATTAACTCCAACAGATTTAGTATTTCCTTTTTTTATGTTTATCATGGGCATATCAACTTATTTCTCACTAAGGAAATATAAGTTTGAGTTTTCCAAAGAAGCAGCCCTGAAAATATTGAAACGTACCATTATTATTTTTGCTATCGGTTTAGGAATAGCTTGGTTCTCTCTCTTTTTAAGAACTTGGAATAGTCTTGCTTCAGCAGACATCAGCATTTTTGAACGATTATCTCAATCTATATTTGTTTTTGAAAATTTAAGAATATTAGGTGTGATGCCAAGGTTAGCTCTTACATATTGTGCTACGGCAATCATAGCCTTAACGATAAAACACAAATACATACCCACACTAATTGTGGGCATATTAATAGTCTATACCTTTATTTTATTCTTAGGTAATGGTTTTGAATACAATGAAACCAATATCTTATCCATAGTCGATAAAGCTATATTGGGTGAGAATCATATGTATAAAGACAATGGCATAGATCCAGAAGGACTTGTCAGCACCATACCAGCTATTGCTCATGTTTTGTTAGGCTTTTTTGTTGGAAAAATATTTACCGAGAAAAAAGATATCCATAGTAAAGTTGAATTTCTTTTCATTATGGGTTCAATTCTTACTTTCGTAGGACTTTTACTCAGCTATGGCTGTCCAATCAATAAAAAAATATGGTCTCCTACTTTTGTGTTAACAACATGTGGCTTAGCCTCAACATTATTGGCTCTCCTCATCTGGATAATAGATATTAAAGGCTATAAGAGATGGAGTCTATTCTTCGAATCCTTCGGGGTTAATCCTTTATTCATGTATGTCATGGGAGCCTTTCTAACCATTTGCTTTGGAAGCATCCTTTTTCCCTATGGTGATGGATCAATCAGCATACATAACTTTATGTACAGCATTGTTTTAAAGCCCACACTTGGAGCTTATGCTGGTTCATTAGCATATGCTCTGCTCTTTGTTGCGCTAAACTGGGTAATAGGATACCAACTATACAAACGTAAAATCTACATTAAAATATAA
- a CDS encoding beta-lactamase (COGs: COG1680 Beta-lactamase class C and other penicillin binding protein~InterPro IPR001466:IPR001087~KEGG: bfs:BF0366 putative beta-lactamase/acylhydrolase~PFAM: Beta-lactamase-related; Lipase, GDSL~SPTR: Putative beta-lactamase/acylhydrolase;~IMG reference gene:2504106205~PFAM: GDSL-like Lipase/Acylhydrolase; Beta-lactamase): MKKHYHILLLFLIITQQLAAQKLPVVIPESVNLNTVQLSNIDRVVNDAMDKKEIPGAVIAIVRENKVGYLKAFGNKQVYPTPIPMDIHTVFDLASCTKPLATAISTFILIDRGYLTLTDPVEDFIPKFKSFKNDSITKSIQIIDLLTHTSGLPAYAPVSELMNQKGDLKEVLKEYISTCNRLYEPKTQMTYSCLNYITLQYIIETISQQSLQEFTQDNIYRPLKLSFTTFNPSDNLKALCAPTELLKDGTLLLGNVHDPLARIMNQGISGNAGLFSTAEEVALLTSIFINKGKANKIQILSPASVEKMSHLPFGLSSFGRTPGWDMNSPYSSNKGDLFSDETYGHTGYTGTSILINQKNNLALILLTNAVHPYDKGKTIRLRKQIANIVAASVGTAGNEGYLNHYAERNTQFENEKKITSRDIVFLGDSHIENGGNWNKKLHSKRIINRGIIGDNTQGVLNRLTPIVQGKPKQIFLSVGVNDISQGLNNYTLLENIEKIIQKILEVSPHTKVTLQTLMPFNEKKSWYRLLKGKSETIQEFNTFLKELASKYQLDIVDAYDYFIINGTNQLRPELTNDGLHLTEEGYKIWSELLNRYIL; this comes from the coding sequence ATGAAAAAACATTATCATATTCTATTATTATTTCTTATTATAACTCAACAACTGGCAGCTCAAAAGTTGCCAGTTGTTATTCCAGAGAGCGTCAATTTAAATACAGTTCAATTATCTAATATAGATAGAGTAGTCAACGATGCTATGGATAAGAAAGAGATACCTGGAGCTGTTATTGCTATCGTAAGAGAAAATAAAGTGGGTTACCTGAAAGCTTTTGGAAACAAACAGGTATACCCCACACCTATCCCTATGGATATACACACAGTCTTCGACTTGGCTTCCTGCACGAAACCTTTAGCCACAGCCATAAGTACGTTTATATTAATAGATAGAGGATACCTCACCTTAACAGACCCTGTAGAAGATTTCATACCTAAATTCAAGTCTTTTAAAAATGATTCAATAACAAAATCAATTCAAATTATAGACTTGCTTACACACACTTCAGGATTACCTGCCTATGCACCCGTATCAGAACTGATGAATCAAAAAGGGGATCTTAAAGAGGTCTTAAAAGAATATATTAGTACCTGTAACAGACTCTATGAACCTAAAACTCAAATGACATATAGCTGCTTGAATTATATCACGCTCCAATACATTATTGAAACTATATCTCAACAATCTTTACAAGAGTTTACCCAAGACAACATTTATAGACCTCTGAAACTCTCTTTTACAACATTCAATCCTAGCGATAACCTCAAAGCTTTATGTGCTCCAACCGAGCTTTTAAAGGATGGAACTCTCTTATTGGGAAACGTGCACGATCCTCTTGCTAGAATTATGAATCAAGGCATTTCAGGTAATGCAGGCTTATTTTCAACAGCAGAGGAAGTAGCTCTTTTAACCTCTATATTTATTAATAAAGGAAAAGCAAATAAAATTCAAATATTAAGCCCTGCATCAGTAGAAAAAATGAGTCATTTACCTTTCGGACTATCCTCTTTTGGTAGGACACCAGGGTGGGATATGAATTCTCCTTATTCTTCAAATAAAGGAGATCTTTTCAGCGATGAGACCTATGGTCATACGGGATATACAGGCACATCAATACTCATTAATCAAAAAAACAACTTGGCTCTTATCCTATTAACCAATGCTGTACATCCTTACGACAAGGGTAAAACAATAAGACTAAGAAAACAAATTGCTAATATAGTGGCAGCATCTGTAGGAACAGCTGGTAATGAAGGATATCTCAACCATTATGCTGAGAGAAATACACAATTTGAAAATGAAAAGAAAATCACTTCACGAGATATTGTTTTTCTAGGAGATAGCCACATAGAAAATGGAGGAAACTGGAATAAGAAACTCCATAGCAAACGAATCATCAATAGAGGAATTATAGGAGACAACACACAAGGAGTACTGAATAGACTTACTCCTATCGTACAAGGTAAGCCCAAACAGATTTTCTTATCTGTAGGGGTTAATGATATTTCTCAAGGTTTGAATAATTACACCTTACTAGAAAATATTGAAAAAATAATTCAGAAAATATTAGAAGTATCCCCACATACCAAAGTAACACTCCAAACTTTAATGCCTTTCAATGAAAAGAAAAGTTGGTATCGCTTATTAAAAGGAAAATCTGAGACAATTCAAGAATTTAACACATTCTTAAAAGAGTTAGCAAGCAAATATCAATTGGATATAGTAGACGCCTATGATTACTTCATAATTAATGGGACTAATCAATTACGCCCAGAATTAACAAATGATGGGTTACACCTTACAGAGGAGGGATATAAAATATGGTCTGAATTACTAAATAGATATATATTATAA
- a CDS encoding N-acetylmuramic acid 6-phosphate etherase (COGs: COG2103 sugar phosphate isomerase~HAMAP: N-acetylmuramic acid 6-phosphate etherase~InterPro IPR005488:IPR001347~KEGG: bfs:BF0367 N-acetylmuramic acid-6-phosphate etherase~PFAM: Sugar isomerase (SIS)~SPTR: N-acetylmuramic acid 6-phosphate etherase;~TIGRFAM: N-acetylmuramic acid 6-phosphate etherase~IMG reference gene:2504106206~PFAM: SIS domain~TIGRFAM: N-acetylmuramic acid 6-phosphate etherase) — translation MSFVKISEQPSLYENLEKKSVREILEDINQEDQKVALAVQKCIPQIDKLVSQIVPRMQEGGRIFYMGAGTSGRLGVLDASEIPPTFGMPPTYVIGLIAGGDIALRNPVENAEDDEKRGWEELQEHGINEKDTVIGIAASGTTPYVIGALREARKHGILTGSISSNPDSPMAAEADVAIEMIVGPEYVSGSSRMKSGTGQKMILNMITTSVMIKMGRVKGNKMVNMQLSNKKLVDRGTNMIVEELGLPYEEAKELLITHGSVKKATDFYKQNH, via the coding sequence ATGAGTTTCGTAAAAATATCAGAACAACCTTCTCTTTATGAAAATTTAGAGAAAAAATCTGTACGAGAAATACTAGAAGATATCAATCAGGAAGATCAAAAAGTAGCACTTGCTGTACAGAAGTGTATACCACAAATCGATAAACTAGTTTCCCAAATTGTTCCTCGTATGCAAGAAGGTGGACGAATATTTTATATGGGTGCTGGAACTAGTGGACGCTTAGGAGTCTTAGACGCCTCAGAAATCCCCCCCACCTTTGGTATGCCTCCTACTTATGTTATAGGACTTATTGCGGGAGGAGATATCGCTCTTAGAAATCCTGTGGAAAACGCAGAAGATGATGAAAAAAGAGGTTGGGAAGAACTCCAAGAACATGGTATAAACGAAAAAGATACAGTTATTGGTATTGCTGCTTCTGGTACCACCCCTTATGTTATTGGAGCTTTAAGAGAAGCCAGAAAACATGGAATCCTTACGGGAAGCATAAGCAGTAACCCAGACTCTCCTATGGCAGCAGAGGCAGATGTAGCTATTGAAATGATAGTAGGTCCCGAATATGTATCGGGCAGTTCTAGAATGAAATCGGGTACAGGACAAAAAATGATCCTCAACATGATCACTACTTCCGTTATGATCAAAATGGGAAGAGTAAAAGGAAACAAGATGGTAAACATGCAACTGAGCAACAAAAAACTAGTTGACAGAGGAACCAATATGATTGTTGAGGAACTTGGATTACCTTATGAAGAAGCAAAAGAACTCTTAATTACACACGGCTCTGTAAAAAAAGCCACCGACTTCTACAAGCAAAACCACTAG